A window of Tripterygium wilfordii isolate XIE 37 chromosome 7, ASM1340144v1, whole genome shotgun sequence contains these coding sequences:
- the LOC120003036 gene encoding probable protein S-acyltransferase 22: MRKHGWQLPYHPLQVVAVAVFLALGFTFYVFIAPFVGKKMFQCIAVGIYTPLIACVFGLYIWCAAADPADTGVFRSRKCINNPVKGKDIGAKDSKLAVDSTSSLHEPNAPTIAKKHADSDVMSTDITLNDSNTDIQKQKAFRDKPCCFLLVFSPCAFICNCSNPNEESCEQQLSEDGMFYCSLCEVEVFKYSKHCRVCDKCVDRFDHHCRWINNCIGKRNYRQFFTLMVFAILLLIIQWSTGILVLVCCFLERRRYSVDISSKLGSSFSMVPFVIVVSLCTILAMIATLPLAQLFFFHILLIKKGISTYDYIVALREQEQEQQGIGGQQSPQMSIVSSLTGLSSASSFSTFHRATWCTPPRLFLEDQFDVVPPETGSVSSLGKKMVGEEPVKKRNPAVKISPWTLARLNADEVSKAAAEARKRSKILQPVIRQEASFGLEANSSFGSSDRRVVARPENNRRRASKRVRLPADLPVEPITKVSAMATEKGFHETSTGLAPLQLEARSAFQTSHAMSTSAGVVASSPESSLDSPDIHPFRVSSSGAEESRRIAGLSGSGTVAQRGIPFSRSTSDGYEASGGEDSDQVPSRIVQRSANWSNVLFSADHDERVVRSKTSSSSSHVNDRKI; this comes from the exons ATGAGGAAGCATGGTTGGCAACTCCCTTACCATCCCCTTCAG GTTGTGGCTGTTGCTGTATTTCTGGCATTGGGGTTCACTTTCTACGTGTTTATCGCTCCTTTCGTTGGGAAGAAGATGTTTCAGTGTATAGCCGTCGGAATCTACACTCCACTT ATTGCCTGTGTTTTTGGTCTGTACATCTGGTGTGCAGCAGCTGATCCTGCAGATACAGGAGTTTTTAGGTCTAGAAAGTGTATCAACAATCCAGTTAAGGGGAAGGATATTGGAGCAAAGGATTCCAAACTAGCCGTGGACTCAACTTCATCCTTGCATGAGCCAAATGCCCCTACAATTGCAAAGAAACATGCAGATTCAGATGTTATGAGCACAGATATAACTCTCAATGACTCCAATACTGACATTCAGAAGCAGAAGGCCTTCAGAGATAAACCATGTTGTTTCCTATTGGTCTTTTCTCCTTGTGCTTTTATCTGCAATTGCTCAAATCCAAATGAGGAATCTTGTGAACAACAACTGAGCGAAGATGGAATGTTCTATTGCAGTTTGTGTGAAGTTGAG GTTTTCAAGTACAGCAAGCACTGTAGGGTTTGTGACAAGTGTGTAGACCGCTTTGATCATCACTGCAGG TGGATTAACAACTGTATAGGCAAAAGGAACTATCGACAGTTTTTTACCCTCATGGTTTTTGCTATCCTCTTG CTTATTATACAATGGTCGACTGGAATCCTTGTACTGGTCTGCTGTTTTCTTGAGCGAAGGCGATACTCTGTGGATATCTCTTCCAAGTTGGGAAGCAGTTTCTCTATGGTTCCCTTTGTTATTGTGGTG TCATTATGCACCATTTTGGCCATGATTGCAACGCTCCCTCTGGCGCAGCTATTCTTCTTCCACATCCTTCTCATAAAAAAG GGGATCAGCACATATGACTACATAGTGGCATTAAGGGAGCAAGAGCAAGAACAACAAGGAATTGGGGGTCAGCAGAGTCCACAGATGTCTATTGTCAGTTCACTTACGGGATTAAGCAGTGCAAGCTCCTTTAGTACTTTCCACCGGGCAACTTGGTGCACACCTCCTCGTCTGTTTTTGGAAGATCAG TTTGATGTTGTTCCTCCGGAAACTGGTTCTGTAAGCTCATTAGGGAAGAAGATGGTTGGTGAAGAGCCAGTCAAGAAGAGGAATCCAGCAGTGAAGATCAGTCCATGGACATTAGCACGATTAAATGCAGACGAGGTTTCAAAAGCCGCTGCAGAGGCAAGAAAGAGGTCTAAGATTTTGCAGCCTGTTATACGACAGGAAGCCTCTTTCGGACTAGAAGCAAACAGCAGTTTTGGCAGTAGTGACCGCAGAGTGGTTGCAAGGCCTGAGAATAATAGAAGACGAGCTAGTAAGCGAGTGCGCCTTCCAGCTGACCTACCTGTGGAGCCTATCACAAAGGTCTCAGCTATGGCTACTGAGAAAGGTTTCCACGAGACATCAACTGGTTTGGCCCCTCTTCAGCTTGAAGCGCGCAGTGCGTTCCAAACAAGTCATGCTATGTCAACATCTGCTGGTGTTGTTGCTTCTTCTCCTGAGAGTAGTTTAGACTCACCAGACATACACCCATTTCGGGTCTCCTCTTCAGGAGCTGAAGAGTCAAGACGGATCGCTGGTCTTTCAGGAAGTGGTACAGTTGCTCAGAGGGGAATTCCATTTTCAAGGTCTACAAGTGATGGGTATGAAGCTTCTGGTGGAGAAGATAGTGATCAGGTTCCTTCAAGGATTGTCCAAAGGTCGGCAAACTGGAGTAATGTTCTCTTTAGCGCTGATCATGATGAGAGGGTTGTCAGATCGAAAACATCATCTTCGTCCAGCCATGTTAACGATAGAAAGATTTGA